The genomic DNA TCTCTGTGTCCTGGTCTGCGGTGCTGATGTCGCTGGGCACTGTGGTGTTTCATCTCCTTGTGTTCTCCTCTGCTGTGTCTCTGCAGGATGTTTCTCTGTGTCCTGGTCTGCGGTGCTGATGTTGCTGGGCACTGTGGTGTTTCATCTCCTTGTGTTCTCCTCTGCTGTGTCTCTGCAGGATGTTTCTCTGTGTCCTGGTCTGCGGTGCTGATGTGGGGCTTGGCAGCCACCCAGTTCTTCTACTCTACGGGTCACCTGCCCACCTTCGCCTCGATCCAGTGGAACTCTGCCTTTGTGGGGTTAAGTGAGGTCCACGCTGGGCACCTGGCCCCTGCACTTTTGGTCACGCTCAACACATTCTCCTCACAGATCCTCTTCGCAGGTACGCTCTGACACCCTTCAAGAGGTTTTACACAGTACATAGACACATTGAGCAAGGGCATTCACTTCTTTGATTATGAAAGAAAAATGCATCAGTGCTTTGAGGTGGTTACACAAGGTTGTCATCAGCAAGCTTACTGGCctgtaatgtattgttttatagtATGTGTTTACATAAGAATAGTTAAAACGGTATAACTAAGTTTAAGGTGAAGTCTTTTCCATCTGATAGGAactttcagatggctgtatcacttCAGTATCAATATCTAATTCTATATTATAAGTCATGTCCCCATTAGAAAATATTACTAGCAACTGCACTTATAACTCTGCCAAGCGTGTAGACTCTCCCTCAGATTGTCAATAAGACATTCTGAATATTGAAACCACAACGAATTCTATACGTTAATATCAACCTGCACTCTTTAAGACTGTCTTTACACCTGATGCAGCAACGAGTGAGCGAGACGTACATTCTGAATGATTCAGAGGTAGCCACGAGCATTTGTAAACGTACTTTTTAATTCCCTATTGTACTGAATATAAATGTTGTGCATCTGCCTGACCCCTTCCTCCGCAGTGAGCTGCCCTCTGCTGCTGTTGTGGCCCCTAGTGTGTGAGACGACGAAGGCAGGGAAGCGAGGGAGGAGAGCGGGAGAGGGGGAGGACGGAGAGGAGGCTGTGATGGAAATGAGGCTGAGAGAGAACCCAGACAGGTTCTCCACTGCTCTGCTGCAGCTCGGGGCTCGATACCTCTTCATACACGGAGCTCAGGTGAGTGCCTGGACAGGGAGTCGGGGCCGTGGGTCTGCACTAGGGTTACCAACTGTGCGGTTTTGGACCGGACATCGggttttaagggaatttgtaccgtgtacggtcagaaccactgaccggacagcaaaagtctggttcttgagaatcttgcttactcactgttcATTGCCGTTTGGGTAGTTCCATTCTCGCTGAGCCAGTCCACTGTGCAaacgtgttttgtgtttttttcggTCCGGTAAGTTTgagaactacactgaaatgtattctgcgTTATTTTGCCATTCACTGCTTAGCGGGATCCGATTACTgagcgttttatttttttaaaaatcacacacAGCCCCCCCAATCACTTCACTCGCATTGCTGGTTTTGTCCGGTTTTGGAAAAATGTaaagttggcaaccctagtcTGCACTGGTGTGAATGGGTCACTTAGAGTTTATGGATTAGCAAGTCAAGAAAAAGAGTTTGGAAATGAATGAAgagaaaacagaacaaacaaacttTACACAAAGAAAGGTAAAAGTAAAGATGCATGAAGTTTTGGTGGGAAAAAGAGTACAGAAATAAATGGAGAGAAAATAAGATAAACCAAAGAATTATAAAAGTTAATATACACTTCAGATTAGGAGTCCTGTTACGGGAAGTCTTGCTGTTTAATAGGATTGTTACTAGTTAACAGAGTTGTTTTCAAATGTTAACCTTTGTCGGAGATATGCATGTGAAATCGAGGGTCTGTAGTTGTGTATTTACAGTAGTAGGAGCACAGTAAGGGTTTGTACTGTGTCTCTTCCATATACACATGTATGTCTCGCACATAATCATTGTGttgtgtgttaaaaaaacaatagCACTCTAATGGAGGGCTTCTCATCATGGCTTTTTTgatttgttgtaaaaaaaaaaacctacaattgaaatggctggtttcacagaccctgattcagGACTGATCTTGGACTACCATATCTAAGTTAATATCAATTATGAAATAGCTCTTAATTTGAACTTtggttttcttctttttcagcTCTTGGCCTCTGTGTGTGCAGCAGCGATTCTGAGGAGACATCTGATGGTTTGGAAGATCTTTGCACCAAAGTGAGTATCTGGAAGTGGGTGTGGGCTTCTGCCCAGGTATCTGGGGCATGGGAAGGAAGGGAATATATTGGTAAATATCCTCATATCCAGGGAGTTGTGGCTTGGCTTTTTCTCATATCTTATTAATAAGCCACATTGATTGATCTACTGTAGCCTGGAGCGGAATGCATATTATTGATGACTGGGATGTAGTGGTGGCGGACGTTAGTGCTTATGTCGCATATAGAGAATCATTTAACCACTTGGAATGGAACTTGGTAAGGGCATTCTTCTTCGCAGGATTTTTAGAATATCGGAATCGGGGTATATGGAGGTGTGTGGGATTTGTAGTTACAGCATGGTCAGGATTATGCATGCTTCTTTAATACTTTTACTGTTATTGTTTCGTCTTCGTCAAGGTTTATTTTCGAAGCCTCTGGCTTTGCCGTGACCAGCGTGTGTGTGCTGTTGGGGCTGGCACTTGTGATGCGTGTGGACTCTGCAGTGAGTGACTGGTTTAAACGGCTCATCCCAGATCACTCCAGGTAGCCGTGGCCCAAGGCCCTGGACCAGGAACCAGAGAGGGGCAGCCTGCTACTGTTCTGAGGAGCGCTGGGAACTCAAACACGCTGGGACATCTTGCCACTTGGGAAAAGACATTCCTGGAATATGTGCATGATGAGTGTGTTTTGAACTTGCTTTCCTTTAGCAGTTTGCACGGCTCCATGGTTGGAAGTAAAGCACTGTATAACTTCCATAACGCCTTGGGGGGTAATACAAGAAAAACATGTGATTTGCTGATTCAGCtggaaacaaacacacaacagctcTCAGCAAAGGAGCTGATGGAAGCTCTTTGAGCAGGGCATGGCAGCAGGTTTTTATCTGTCTCAttcttttacagttttatttatttctttattttgggGGGATGGGGACTTGCTGGCGTAGTACAGTTGATGCCTCTTTTTTTATTGGATTCTGTCGAGTCAGGAAGTGTATTGGCCTGAACATAAACTGAGTTTGATCAGTGATTGCTAAGACAGCTTGCATTGTCATTCACTTGCTGTAGTCCTTGACTCTGAAGAAAATGAATAAACTTGAATGTTGATTTGGTGAAGGATATCATGTGACAACCAACAATTCTAATTCTCACTGATTTTTATATACGGTCTGATTCGATTCAGTGCCGTTAGTAATTGATTATTTCAATTGAAATAAAGGCTTATAAATCAAACGGAAGAATGTTTCcacgtgtgttttattttctaagaggaaaatactaaataaaaaatattttttaggtAGATGGGTAGAAATATATGAAAGCTAAACACATAATTAACTAGGTTGAGAAACTATATGAGAAAGATGGGGAATAAAGAGATGCATCTTCCAATGACAAATTAACAATTGCCATCCCTGGTTGTGTTGTGCATCTGATATGCAATGGTCTGTACAAATCTGGTGTTCTGCATCCGGTTTGCTATTTTATACATCTGTTCTGAGATCCCATTCTAGAATTAATACATTACCACTAAAACTAAACTGCTTTACAATGCAAATAGAAAAACTGCGCACCAGACAtcagatacatttatttaaagtgaCTATTTCTTACCTCAGCTATTCGTCAAATTAGTAGCCGTTTTAACCCCATTCTAAACACCAAGCTGCTCCCTCATCTTAGAAGTGAGTTGGAACCACTGATCCAGCGTTGTAAGTGCGGCTGCATCAAGTTTAAACATTGCTGCTTACATCTTTAGTTAATACTGCTTTAGGGCTACTACTGCAAGTGAGTCTCTTaagcactgtacaaaagagctggacCGGTTTGCACGAGCAGTTCTAGAGATTTGAACCTCATCTCAACGACAGGGTTAGAATTCGTAATGACGGTGCTTCACACAATGCTGTCCGTTACACTCTGCCTATCTTATTTCGATCAGCTGTACAAGTTTTGTTATCTGCGCCACCAAGAACAAAAGCTACGGtgtcacaaaaataaaactgctggCTACAccattttttttgtcaaatacaaacaagtgttttattgaaatatttaaaggaaacatattttaaatgtgctcTGTTCTCAGTTGGCATTTTCTCTCATCAAGGTGACGGACCAGATGACTCTATATCACAGCCTCCAATGTGGACGCAGCGCCCTCTAAGGCCTGGATGACTATTGTCAGGTGCTTCCTGACCTGCTTCCAGTCGCTGTTTAACCCGCTGTTGTCTGCCTTTGCAAAGGCATCGGCCAAGCCAGGGAAAGTGGCCACACCCGAAGACCTGGAAGTCCAGATCACATGTCTGCAAAGAACCATGGAAACGAGAGagtgaacaaacacacacacacgaatatatatactgtagaacaAGTTCTTGTGCTGTTGCTCACATGACTGATTATTGCGTCATCCCTGCTGTTTTGTGTGCTGGTAACTtacaaaagctgcatctccctgtttttAAATCTGCTTTTAGTCTTAATAGGCAAGGTACTGTAGTTGATGCTGCAGACTGTAATAGCAGGTGATCAGTTGATAGGTGTTTTTGAATCCTGCAAAAAGATTATTGTGTTACAAGGAACAGTCtcagaaatgtttaatttttatatCTAACTCCTACAGGTTAGAAAGTCTTAGCTCACATATTACCACTTTGGTGCCATCCCCATTGTAGCTACACAGagccattgcattgccattgaacaGAAGAGTATTTACAAACCAGAGAAGGAGACCATTTGGCCCAACAATGCTCACCCGGTTCCTAGCAGCTCGTGGGAGATCATTAGCATGGGATGCCCAAACATATACTCCGAAGTGTGTTATCTGGAAGCAGTGTAAAGCAGTGGTGCTCACTTCTGGCCCTCAAGAGCCACACCAGTCCttgtctttattccaagcagatGTTAATTCAGTTAACTGCCTCTTTGCAGGTTCAATGAACTATTTTAGAATCTGGACTGGACTGGATCTCAAGGGACAGAATTGAGTAAAGCATGTGGCAAGTTACCGGTAGTGGTATTTGTCTGGGAAGGCCATGGGGTCAAGGAAAGCCCTGTCCAGGAACATCAGCTGGTCATTAATCCTGCGAATCTTCAGAGGACTGGGAGGGCAAAGAGAAAACAGATTTACAAACGGACGACATCAGCTCTGGCTTCCAGCTGTTGAAAAATGCTGGTTATTTAGCAATACTGAAGAAAATCCACAAAAGgccggtttcacagaccccgattagcactaaacCACAAGTAACATTAGCATTAGTTTAGGGAGTCCAAATTCGGTCTATCTGGGAAACCACACAATGATTTTTGAGACTGTGCTTGAATTCACTGACCAAAAGTAGTAATTATTTGAGCAcatgaaagtatttttttctttcaacattTTTAATATGGGTTACCAGTGCTTCATACAAACATTGTCTGTTATTCTTGTGTAACCAAGCTGAACCTTTCTGTCCATTAAAAAACGACAGCATCTATCCAATGTATGGTCAGCAGGTGTCACTGTTGCTCTGTTTAAAGGTGATGTCTTCTATGGCACTAGAATCTTATGATACTAAAATGGAACGATAATTTGATAACAATATTTTAAAGTAAAAGTCTTGAAAGCCAATCAAATCAGCTGTGGAAATGTCCATGTTATAAACAGGCAAAATATTTTATGAACACATTATCACTGATTTAAAAACTGTTCTTGCTCCATTTATCACATGAATTTCACATTTTCTAAGAGTTGCTTACTGAATTGGAGACTTCAGGAATATTTTACATGTCCAATCCGAATCCAGGATATCCTGCATGCATGCTCAAAACAGAAGTAAATACAATAATcatctaaaaatacattttaaaaagccctCACGTTTCTTTGGCCATGTCCGAGTTGTGGATTTGTTGGTTCAGAAAGGAGGTGGCTTCACGGAACCTTTTTACAGCTGTGTTTAATGGCTCTGAAGAAAAAAAGGTAATATCATTAAGCAGCCTGGAAATGAAAGAGCTATAGCTAATGAAAGCAGTAGAGGACCACTGCTTAAGGAACAATATGTATCTAAGAAGTGACATGGAAAGCAGAGATATGGCTCCAATGAAGGAACAGGCTTGATAAATATCATACACAACAGTCTTCAATTTCTATTCATTTCAGCCAAACTAGAACCAAGCAACCAAGCAATATAACTGATAGTCTTTTAGGGTCTCTCGGTCGAGTTTTCTCTTTTGGTAACATTACCATTAGACCTGTCTTCACTGCAGAGTGGTTCAACACTGTGCCAGTAAGCCTCCCTTACCCAGCGAGATGCCCATGGTGCTCATCTTGTCTGTGAAGCTGTCTGCGGCAGTGCTGTAGTACTGCTCCACTGTCTCGGCGTAGTCGCTGGGGTTGAATGGGATAACGAGGCTGTCTGCCAGCCGCAGCAGCACATTGCCAGCGGTGCGAGCCACAGTCTGGTGACTCGTGAACCCTGGGGAGTGCAATCAAACACAGTGGATCGGAATTACACTCGAGGTAAAGCCACAGCCTCATTCAGACACTGCAGAAGAGGTTTCAGAGTGATTTAGGAGTGGTTTTGATCAAGCCATACCCTACCGAGATGAGatgtttttagagcattttacagcaccacaGAATCCACCTgggttgcatcaaccacctatcagTTCATATCCTGGAATTACCCCTAAAAGTAGGCGGTTGACGCAATCCAGGAgatttctcagtgctgtaaaatgctctaatactCCTGGGGTGGCTAATCCCAGGGGGGTGTAAATTGATCAGAACAACACCAGTTGCTCTTATTGCTAGTTTGAATTCAGGGGGGTTCTGGATAACACTAAATGTTATtcacaactaaaataaaaaaaaagtcattcaaaacattttattttacaataatacTCCAGATTATAAACACGAAAGTAGCGCAGTTTATTTGAAATAAGGAGTTTTAGTAATTTAAATATGGAGTCTTTCGCATACCTGGGTCTATGTACTTGGAAGTGTAGTCGAAGGTGTCATAGGCAGTGTGATAGGCAGGATAGATTCGGGCTTTGGTTTTACTCTACAAGAGGAAAGAAAtcttatatattaatattaaacaaCACTGAGAACTGCTCATTCACCCATTGAGGATCACAGGGTTCTGAGTATAAATATAAAACTCTGGATATATTTAgacacaaatataatgtatttaattatgcACATAGACACAGGTAACTTGGGGTAAAATCCTATTTTatcatattattacatttttaatatacttccattttttttaaaatacatctttCCATGTTTTAAAAAAGCTTCTCTTTAACTCCCAAGCTATTAAGCATGCATGTTAAATGCAcgacagcccagcccagcagtgAAGGTAAGTGCATTACCCTGTTGTAGGTGTAGGCAATGTCCATGGAGGTGATTCCCAGGTAGTGCATGAAGGCAGCGTAGTCACTGCCAGCCCCAGTTAAATATCCAAGACTGAAGAATGGAGAAGCAACACAAAACTGCGTCAGTGAAGCTCAGACACAGCAGCTCATTAATGCTGCAATCTGCCAGTCTGTCTCTTTAAGACCTGTCTTGTGCACCTGCTTAAAAACGCACCTCACCGTACAAAGGTAAAAAGTATTTCATTGTTCGGATTTATTGCAGCCATACAGAAGTGTCTTAAAGGTGTTATACTGCAGCCAATAAACCAATTCAACACATTGAAACACTCGTTCTATCAGAGGTATTTATGATCAAAATGATACCCTGCACATACAAGGTTACATAAAACTTGCACTTAGgacatttcacctggagagtgaaattgtccccacccctccTCGACtgccattaaccaaccagcttccTTACCCTGACGACTGACAAGCTTTCCAGCCAGTGGCATGTTTTGGCCCCGAAGACAATACCGATTGATTGCTCACCTGGGAATGATCCCATAGCTGGGGCTGCTCCGATTGGAATACCGGATCCAGTTGTCGTAAACGGAGGTGGTCTGGGATCCGGGAGTCTTCACCTGGAGTAAGACAATAGAGGAATTGTTTAGATAGCTTCCCCCTTTGCTCCTGAACACATAAGAGCAGCTGAACAGTCATGGGTGATGTTTGTATCTGTCCCTGACAGGGTTGAAGACGGCTCCTCAGCCTGCCATGTAACTGTCCAGCATGTCTGCTCCTCCCTGCTTCTGCTACCTGCTTGGCTGCTGTGAAGATGACACTCTGGGCTGCTGGGGATCCTTGGGCCCTCAGAGTGGCGTTTGCTGCGGGAGGGAAGCAAAGAGATTAATATGAACCGGGACACAAGAAAGACCAGCCCCAGGAACATTAAAAACATGACATACACAGCTTTCAAATCCTCCAGCTCCAGGTTATGAGGTAAAACTGCCACATACGTCTGAATTTTCCAACTCAGAACAGAATAGGAAATGTCATCACTAGTCAACTAGTTTAGTGTCCAAATGAAATATAAATTTAACATTTGCAGCATTGCATACAAATCaagtttcttaccaaaaacagAGATATCCACATTGATATAGGCGATGGTCCTGTCCCTCAGCTTGCTGTAGTATTCCTGCAATGGTACAGCATAATCAAACTAGGAGCATTTAAAGATGAAGGTACTGTACAGGAAGAAATGAGAATCACTGCATCAGCAGAACTGGATCCCCAGGAGAGTTgtattaaacatacagtataaaatggCTAAACACAGTCAAACAAATTTTTGTTTGCCAACCAAACTGCTGGACTTTTGTTTATTgctcaaatgaaaaacaaaagggcAGTTAATGAATTGTTACCTCAGCATATTCTGTTGAGCCGATCAAGCCAAACTCTTCTGCACCCCAGCTCCCAAAAATGATGGATCTGCGTGGCCTCCACTTCCCTGGTAGAGACACGGCCGGGTTGAAAGGTTAGGGCTCTGTCAGCTCCCTGCACAGCCTCAGGGCCAATGTACATCAATAAAGGGCCCTGCTTTTGTTTCAGCCCCAGGCTTTTTCACATGAAAATATGgggcatgtatttaaaaaaaatagatttttcaaATGTGTCACTAAATTAAAAAGAGGCACATTTTTCAACACTCTGGTTAGCCTCCGCTTGAGAGATTCCTGTACCTTCTTTCACCATTTTCCCCAGGACCCGAGTGATCTCCAGCATGACAGCAGTGCCGCTGCTCGGGTCGATGGCTCCGTGCACCCAGCTGTCTCTGTGATTGCCGTAGATAACGTACCGGTCTGAGGAAGAAGAGCCAGGTTTAAAAAAGCACTTCATTCATTTGACCAGAATCGTTTCAATTGCACCTGCGTCCCAGTTTAAGGACACACTGCAGCCGTGCTCAGCGCAGTAGCTGAAATAACAGTCACACCACAAGCAGCCTGCAGGGTTGAGAATACTGAGTCTGTCTGATGTTTGGTTTTTTGTGTGTGGCTTGGTGAGGGGTCTGCTGTGTATAGCTTTTGTTTTAATCGTTATCACAGATTATTATATTGGCAGACATGCAGTACCTCACATTAATGAGTGCTTGcatgcatggtgtgtgtgtgtgtgtgtgtgtggtatgcGTGTGTAGTATGTAAAAAGGAACCCTGACCTGGCTCCACGCTCCCCCGAATCACCCCCATCACATTGGCCGAGTCTTTCATCTCTTCTTTGTTGTAAACATTCACTTGAACATCACTGCAGAAGAGCAATAACAACACCCCCTATCACAGTTATTCAGGAATCAATGCCCATTATATAGAAGGCATAAAGGTGTATTAACACAAACTCAATACATATAAGTATATTAACAAGAACAGACTCAATACATAAAGGTAtattaacacaaacagactcCATACATAAAGGTATATTAACAAGAACAGAGTAAAGTTGCCTTTAAAAAAACTGTCtctaacaaaacattccttaaatagTTTTTTGTGAATACTGCACGTTTTGGGATGCTGTAGGGTCCATGATGTCATTAGAATCAGACACTACTGTGCGTACTGTTGGAAACGCTGGAGGGGGAGAAACATGGATGAGAAAGGAAAGGGTACCTGTTTGCAAATGCACTGGTGTTGCTGAATCCAGGACCGAGTTTGTATGTGCAGTTAAAGGATCCTTGCCACACTGCTGGGGCCTCATCACCATCCAGTTTACTAAATCAAACAGCAAAAGGGTTACTCATACTGAGCAATGTCTTCTAGTTACCATATACCCTCGATGACAAACCACTTCTAAATAGTCATGCCACTCATCTTGTCTTGCTATCGATCACATGACTTTAGGTTAGTGCTCCATAGCGCAGATGGAGTCACTTGGAAGCCTCTCATCCGGCCCCAAACTGGTTAGGATACTCTGCCATCAGAACATTGAGAAACCTGTCCGTCATCCACACAGCAGAGACTTACTAACCAGATCAGAGCATAAGCATCTTCAAATCCGATTGGCTGAGTGGCGATAGGTGGTATTCCTGTGATGTCACTCACTGGCATCCTGTATGTGTGTTCTGGAAAGCAAGAGAGTCGAGTCAGAGGGATGAAATGATGCCCCATTGATTTTAGTTTGAGCAGCAATGCAATATCCTGCAGCATATCTCCATAGCCATTACATTTCTTCATGATCCTTTGTGCTCCCTGTTAAGAACCACGGTTACCTTTAGCAGCGTAGTACGGGGTAAGCAGGTCTCCGAAGTAGCCATTGAAAGAGCCCCTCTCAGCCCCCGATGGGGGCAGGTACCAGGAGTGGGGGTAGGTCTCATTATCGTCCGACATCTTTCCATCGTTAATATCCGCGGGGTCTGTGTAAACGAGCACCCCAGCCACTCCGAACCTGGCTCCGTTTATCGCCTTCAGACACAGAACACACATGTTGAGATGACACTGTAGAGCCTGGAGGGTATTCTAATCCAGCTTGTTCATTT from Acipenser ruthenus chromosome 2, fAciRut3.2 maternal haplotype, whole genome shotgun sequence includes the following:
- the LOC117403805 gene encoding aminopeptidase NAALADL1-like, with translation MLKKILLFGVSGAALLTVGILVGHFGISQDSSPAWVSEVSQDVDEALIEQFIKEVDNKNIEQNLKTLASEPHMATTPGDEKLVKFMLDRWKDPNTGLDDAWRQTYKVFLSFPDKNKPNCFTVVSPTDTIQYTSRLKEKAYTEDQNDPEVVQPYAAYAPAGRPKGKLVYANQGKVSDYEFLNKTIDLTGTIAIVRYGGAGRADKAINGARFGVAGVLVYTDPADINDGKMSDDNETYPHSWYLPPSGAERGSFNGYFGDLLTPYYAAKEHTYRMPVSDITGIPPIATQPIGFEDAYALICKLDGDEAPAVWQGSFNCTYKLGPGFSNTSAFANSDVQVNVYNKEEMKDSANVMGVIRGSVEPDRYVIYGNHRDSWVHGAIDPSSGTAVMLEITRVLGKMVKEGKWRPRRSIIFGSWGAEEFGLIGSTEYAEEYYSKLRDRTIAYINVDISVFANATLRAQGSPAAQSVIFTAAKQVKTPGSQTTSVYDNWIRYSNRSSPSYGIIPSLGYLTGAGSDYAAFMHYLGITSMDIAYTYNRSKTKARIYPAYHTAYDTFDYTSKYIDPGFTSHQTVARTAGNVLLRLADSLVIPFNPSDYAETVEQYYSTAADSFTDKMSTMGISLEPLNTAVKRFREATSFLNQQIHNSDMAKETPLKIRRINDQLMFLDRAFLDPMAFPDKYHYRHVIWTSRSSGVATFPGLADAFAKADNSGLNSDWKQVRKHLTIVIQALEGAASTLEAVI